TCGAAGATTTTTTCTTAGTTTTAGCGGCAGATTTTGCCTTGGTCGCTTTTTTAGGTTTTGCTTTTTTACCCATATTAGTTCGAGTATCAGCAACAGGTTCAGTCACATCTTCTGCATAGGTTGTACTGAGCTCATCGGCTAATTCGTTTAAGTCAGCCAATCGCATGTTTTTACCACCATCCACACTATACCACCCACTTTTTACTTCAAGATCTGGCTGTTTGCCATTTGCTGCAACATAAGCGGTTGTAAATTTTTCAATTACTTCATCTTTATCTAGATTTGTCATCGTAACCCCTAAAATAACTTATTGTGACTTTGTACTGTTGAACTTTTGAGGTTGAGCTAAATGCAATCTTAAAAGTTCAACAGTCCTTACTAGGTATAGAAATAAATTGGTTTTATCGCAATTAATAAGACAAAAACTTTCATTTTTACTAAAAAATCTAGACAATCAGCATCATTATTACAAAGGGGGCAAGCATGACCATTAACCGCAATGAATTACAACGTTATTTAACTGACTTATTAAAACCTTGGGAAGTTAAAGATTTTTGTCCAAACGGCTTGCAAGTAGAGGGTACAGACAGTATTCGTAAAATTATAACTGGAGTAACAGCGAGTGAAGCGCTAATAGATAAAGCAATAGAAATGAATGCTGACGCGATACTCGTTCACCATGGTTATTTTTGGAAGGGTGAACATCAACCTATTACTGGTATGAAGAAAACCAGAATTAAAAAGCTAATTGAAAATGACATAAATTTGTTTGCTTACCACCTTCCACTAGACGTTCACCCTGAATTAGGAAATAACGTGCAATTAGCAAAGTTATTAGATATTCAAAATATTGAAGGTTTAGAGCAGGGTCCTGGACCAAGTATTCCGTTAAAAGGCGAATTTACCAACCCAATTTCATTAGACGAATTAACCCAACGCATTGAGAGTACATTAAGTAGAAAACCACTGGTAAATAGTGGTGGAAACTTTGATATAAAAACCGTAGCTTGGTGCACAGGCGGTGGTCAATCGTATATCGATTTAGCAGCACAACAAGGTATTGACTGTTTTATTACCGGCGAAGCATCCGAGCAAACGATTCATTCATCCAATGAACAGCGTATCCATTTTATCGCTGCTGGCCATCATGCTACTGAACGTTATGGTGCAAAATCACTCGGTGAGCACTTAACTGAAACCTTCGAGCTTGATGTACAGTTTATAGATATTAATAACCCTGTTTAATTAAGCAACAATGAGAAATATAGTTTGACTAGTGACAGCAAAAAGCTCGGCAACATTAAGCATGGCAACACAATAACAAACGATACTAGCTTTGATCAAAGCAGTAAAAAGTTTAAAAAAAACATTTATGGCACAACCAAAGGTAAACTGCGCTTAGCAGTGCTTAAGCGAGATTTAATGGATATTCCAGAGTTTGCCGCAAAGCCTTTGCGCATTTTGGATATTGGCTGTGGGCAAGGGCAGTTGGGGGTGTGGTGTGCCTCATTGGGTCATGAAGTTGTATTTAGCGATGTTTCAGAAGACATGCTTACAGAAGCCTATCGAACATGCACAGAACAAGGCTTGTTAAACTCATGTAGCTTTGTTGCTGGTTCACTACAAACAATATTACCCCAGTTACAAAAAGACCATCAAGCATTTGATATTATTCTTTGCCATGCCGTTTTTGAATGGCTTGATGAGCCAAAAAAAGCGTTGAATCTACTGGTAGATACACTAACCGATAATGGCCATTTATCATTAATGTATTACAACCAAATAGGTAAGGCGTTAGCAAATATTTTGTACGGGAACTTTGAATATGTAAATGCTGAATACAAAGCAAGAAATACTGTGTTCTTAAATCCTCAAAATCCGATCAATAGTAATGAGCTAATGGCGTGGATATCAGAACTCCCATTAAACTGCTTATTTAAAACCGGTGTGCGCTGTTTTCACGATTATACAAGAGATCGTAATTTGCCCAGTGAGCGGTTTGATGAATTAGTCAACATAGAGCTATCGCATAACCGCCAAGAGCCATTTGCATCTATTGGCCGCTATACCCACCTTGTACTCAGAAAGAATGAATAACCCTATAACTTAAAATTTCGACAGGAAAATTCGACAGGAGTGAATATTGTCTAAGTTAACAATTGTACCTATTAATCACGATTATGCTGATGCACTACTGGCGTTTGAAAAAGACAACCGTGCGTATTTTAAGTCGTTGATTGAAGATAGAGAAGATGGTTTTTACACGCTTCACAATATTCACAATGAAATCGAAAAAGGTATTGAAGAGTGGGAGTCTGACGAGGCATATAAATTCTTTATGTGTGTTGATAATAAATTAATGGGACGCATAAACCTACGCCAAATTACTCGAGATACACATACGAGCATTTTTAACGATAGGCAAAACAAGTCAGCCAATACATTAATTCATCAAGGCGAAATTGGTTACAGAATTAGTCAACAGTATTCTGGTAAAGGGGTAACAACGTCAGCGGTTAAATTAGTAAAGCAATATGCATTTGAAGAATTACACTTAAACCGTATCGTTGCGCGAGTGGCTGTTAATAATCCAGGGTCGCAAATTGTATTGTTAAAAAATCAATTTCAATTTGCCGAACGCATCCAAAATGGGCAGGCAATTAATGGGCAGCCGTATGACTTAGTCACGCTTTTCTGTGAATCTCTTTAAATTTTAATTAGATGGGTCACAGTTCACACTAATTAGAATTTAAATGCGTATGATAACGGTTATCATTTGTAATTATACGAATGTTGTTGTATTTTACTAATACATTTCTGTTGCCGTTAAAAAGAGTCATACCAGTGGCTAGCAAAATAAGTGAAAAAAAAACCTTTAGTGCATTAAAAAATCGCATGTTTCTTAGTATTGTCGTTGTATTGCTCACGTCAGTGACCATTATTCCCGGCATGACAACGTACCTCCCATTAAATCTTACCGATTCAATAGGCATTCCCATTCTATTATTTCCTTTTATCTGGACAGCTCTGTTTATATATAGCTTTTTAGATAATTCAATTAAACGAGTGTGGTTCGTGCTATTAACACTTACAGCCATACATTTAATTTGTATTTACACTGCTTTGGCAGGATAACGTTATTATGAAAAGTATCACGATAAAAAAGCTATATAAGCTACATTCTTGGGTTGGCTTAATAACGGGTATTTTGTTATTTGTTATTGCATTTACTGGTGCAGTGGCTGTTTTTGCTCGTTCAGAGTTAATGATTTGGGCAAATGATCATATACGAAGCCCGATAGATATCACGCCACAGAAATATGAAGCCATAGTAGAAGAATATTCTCAAAAAGTTGACCCAGCCTACCTAGAGGAAATACACATACAGTTTCCTGCAGTTCGCTCAACAGACAATATTCGTTTGATATTTGAAGGGCACTTTGAACAAGAAAATGGCAAAGAAGATCACAAAGGTGTTGTTTTTGAGTTGCACCCCATTACTTTTGAGCAAGTATCAAGAACAGACATGGAGGAGTATTTCAATCACCCTAAGTTAGACATGGCGATGTTTTTGGCGCATTTTCATGCCGACTTGCACTTAGGTAGACCGGTAGGACTTATTTTAACAGGTTTGTTGGGACTTACCTTAATGGTCTCAATTGTAACGGGATTAATCATCCATAGAAAAATACTGGCTCAACTCTTTACTTTTAGGCCTAAACGAAATTTCTCGTTACTGCTAAATGATGGGCATAAAGCAATGAGCGTGTGGGGCGTACTTTTTCATTCAGTTATTGCTTTTACTGGTGCATTTTTAGGTTTAGCAACGGTATTACTTGTACCTGCCGCTGCGTACGTAAGCTTTAATGGTGACCAAGAAGCGTTACTTGAAAAATTTACCGCGGTGAAAGCACCAGTTGTTGCGAATGTCGAAAGTCTAACAAAAGTTGCGCATATTTTAGAAAACAGCAAAAAAAGCTACCCAGATTTAACATTCACCAATTTTACAATTATGGGTTATGGCGACAAAAATGCAGCAATGTATGTATTTGGTGCGGGTAACGAGCAATTGGGCAGACAGGCATTAGTGTTTAACGGAGCAACAGCGGAGTTTGTTCGCCACCAAGCCAATTTTGGACGACTAGAAGGTGTTACAGGCAAAATTCTAGATGCGATGTTCCCGCTACATTTCGGTAATTTTGGCGGAATATTTATAAAAGCCTTGTGGGCTGTGTTGGGTATATCTACTGCACTATTGCCTATAACCGGGTTGATGCTATGGATAGAGCGAGGACTGAATACTGCTAATCCAGCACATAGCCGCAATACATACGAAATGTTTAATCGACTGCTTATTGGATCATGCGCTGGCGTTGTTTTAGCAGCCGTGGCACTTTTTCCTGCACAGCTCATCCTTAACAAGTTTTATGCATTGAATGATCATACATCTGCCGTATTCTTCATTTTCTTTAGTGTTTGGATGTTTGCTATAACATTGGGTTTAGTTGTTAAAAAGAAGTGTGCTGTGCATGTATTGGGGTATAGCATAGCAAGTTGCTTACTCATCACAATGCCATTAGACGCGATACTTAGTGGAAGTCATATTTTCAATGTAATACACACGAAGCACTTTGTGTCGATGGGCGTTAATCTAACGACATTTGTTTTAGGAGTATTACTCGTTCTAGCAATGATGAAAGTTAAAGCGAAGCAGGCTATTAACCAGTCTGTAAGCCATATAGATGAATATCAAAGAGAAACGGCATGAATGTATTAATTGGCTTGTGCGGAATTATTGCGTGTATTTATGGGCTGGGCTTATTCAACAATCAAGGAGCATTCAGGCCCAACGTTAAAAGCGCTTGTATTGGTACAGCTTTAAATATCGTATCTTTAGTTTGTCTTATTCAGGTTTATGGTGGTGCCAGAGGAACTTTTGTATATTTGGCAGTAGCATCGTTTTTAGGCATGATGTTTACTTTCAGTGGCGCTAAAAAAGATTGACTTCACGTTAAGTATCCAATTAAATTTATAACTGACTAAACACAGTAACACTGTGTTTATTACTAGAAGAGGTGCAACGATTAGGTAGCTTATTTGAGGAAGGATACTTCCAAAGATAATAAGTGAGGGAATCGTTGCCGAGGAAAGCATTAAGTATCTTTATTGCTTTTCGGTTGATAAGGCTGAATCCTTATAACTGTCACCTTTAGAACGTTTTTAAAAACAATAGGGTGGAGCGCTTCTAGGCGATATAGCATTTCAATACAATACGTACCATTATTGTATTTATCCACTATTCCTGCCTAGCGCTCTCATATAAATAATGAGAGTCATTAATGAAAAATAATATAGTTGTAGCTAAATTTGGTGGCACTAGCCTTGCGGATTTTGCAGCAATGCAAAGGTGCGCGTCTCTTGTGCTAAACAGTCCTACTATTAAAGTTGTTGTGGTAAGCGCATCGTCTGGCGTTACGAATTTGCTTACTAAACTTACAAAGCCCGATTTATTAACGGCTAAGCGCGAAGCGCTGTTAAACAAAATTTTAGCCATTCATTCGACAATTCTAGATCAGCTCGAACAGTCAGACCATCAGCAACAACAGTTACTAAACCTGCATTTAAAACTTGCGGATTTGGCACAGAGTGCATCTATTCAGCCGAATATTAAAGATGAAATTCTGTCTTTCGGTGAACAAATATCTTCCTTACTATTCACAGAAGTATTAAACCAATTAGCAGGCAATCAAATTTATAAAGCGGAATGTTTTGATGTCCGTAAAATATTAAAAACAGATAACCAGTTTGGTAATGCCGTGCCAAACATAAATAGAATAAGTGAACTTGCTACTCATTATTTTTCGGATGTGGTTAGCAGTGAAGATAAAGGGCATAGCCATGTAATGGTTACCCAAGGGTTTATTGGTGCGACGGAACATGGCGAAACAACAACACTAGGTCGAGGTGGCTCAGATTTCAGTGCTGCATTGTTAGCTGAGGCAATAAACGCGACCGAATTACAAATTTGGACAGACGTTAAAGGTATTTTCACCACAGACCCACGGTTGACTACAAATGCAAAGCCTATTAGTGAGATTAGCTTTGATGAAGCAGCTGAATTAGCCACTTTTGGTGCCAAAGTGCTTCATCCAGCAACACTTTTACCAGCGATGAGAGCGAACATTCCTGTTTATGTTGGCTCAAGTTTGGCGCCAACTCAAGGTGGTACCAAAATAGTTAAGTCAGTTGAAAATAAACCCACCTATCGCGCCATTGCGCTAAGAAAAAATCAAACACTTATCACTATTAAAAGCCCCGCCATGCTGCATGCAACAGGCTTTTTGGCAAAAGTGTTTGGGATTTTGAGTCAGCACCACATTTCGGTAGATTTGATCACCACCTCTGAAATTAGCATTGCAATAACACTAGACAATTCTGTTCAGAACGCAGAACAACAATTTTATAAGCACTGCATGAAAGCGCTTCAAGCCTTTTGCGAAATTCAAGTCGAAAGTGATTTATCGCTTATCGCACTGATTGGTAATCACCTCCATGCTAATGCGAGCATAATGGGCAATAACGGTATTGAGGCTAGCGTATTTCAGTCGCTAAACAATATTAGTATGCGGATGATATGCTACGGTGCTAGCCAGCATAATGTTTGCTTTTTGGTTAAAGACAATGAGGCGGTTTCTATTATTAGTAAATTACATCAGCATCTTTTTGAAGGTGACACAGCAGTGACTACAGGCTTAGCAGTATGATGATGTTTTGCTCACTTTAATATTGAATAGGGCATTTAAGTCGATTTATAACGCGTTTATGGCGTAAAAGCACTTAATATTAAAAAGTTACATTAACAGCAATAAAATTGTGTGGTTTAATAATCCCTTTCGCGCATATATCAGTAACGAAGTAGGGCAATAATGAATAACACAAGGGATGGCTTTAACAGTCGTATTGGGTTTGTTTTAGCTGCGGCAGGTTCTGCAATAGGGCTTGGTAATATTTGGGGCTTTCCAACGCAAGCGGCTAACCACGGCGGCGGTGCTTTTTTAATGGTGTACTTATTAGTGCTTTTTCTGCTTGCGTTACCTGCCATGTTTACAGAAATGTACATAGGCCATACCGCACAAGCTAACCCAGTTAAAGCACTAGGAAAAGCATGTGGTGAAAAGTCAGCCTTATTAGGTAAAACCGCAGGCATAATTGGACTGTTTGGTGCAATCGGCATGTTAAGTTTTTATTCTATAGTTGCAGGCTGGATGGTGTCTCATAGCTTAGCGCCATTGGCAGAATTAGCAGGGCAAACGCAAGCAAAGCAATGGTTGAACACAAATTCACTAGATAGAAACTTGTTTTTCACTCCCATATTCATATTATTAACCGCGGCTATTATTATCAAAGGCGTTAGCCAAGGCATTGAAAAATGGTCACGCAGATTAATGCCGTTGCTATTAGTAATGCTCATCTCTTTAATCATTTATATTGCGATGCAAGAAGGTGCTGCAGAAGGTATTCGCGCTTATTTAATTCCTGACTTTTCTAATATTACTGATCCTAAACTGATTATCTCTGCCATGGGACAAGCATTCTTCTCATTATCTATCGGTGTGGGTGGCATGATGGTGTATGGCTCTTATCTTAAAAAAGAAGAAAACTTAGTTAAATTAAGTATTTCAGTAGCTGCATTAGATACCGTTATTGCTGTATTAGCGGGCTTATTGATTATTCCTGCATTATTTGTTGCACAGCATCAAGGAATTGAAGTTTATAACAACGGAGCGCTAATCGGAGAAGGGCAGTTAATTTTTGGTATTTTGCCGCAATTATTTAATCAAATGGGTGAAATAGGCATTTTTGTAGGTTTTGCTTTTTTCTTTTTACTTAGTATTGCCGCATTAACGTCTACTATCTCTTCTACCGAAGTACCTGTGGCATATATTGTTGAAAGCAAGTTTATGGATCGCCGCAAAGCAACACTATTAGTATCGT
This is a stretch of genomic DNA from Flocculibacter collagenilyticus. It encodes these proteins:
- a CDS encoding PepSY-associated TM helix domain-containing protein; protein product: MKSITIKKLYKLHSWVGLITGILLFVIAFTGAVAVFARSELMIWANDHIRSPIDITPQKYEAIVEEYSQKVDPAYLEEIHIQFPAVRSTDNIRLIFEGHFEQENGKEDHKGVVFELHPITFEQVSRTDMEEYFNHPKLDMAMFLAHFHADLHLGRPVGLILTGLLGLTLMVSIVTGLIIHRKILAQLFTFRPKRNFSLLLNDGHKAMSVWGVLFHSVIAFTGAFLGLATVLLVPAAAYVSFNGDQEALLEKFTAVKAPVVANVESLTKVAHILENSKKSYPDLTFTNFTIMGYGDKNAAMYVFGAGNEQLGRQALVFNGATAEFVRHQANFGRLEGVTGKILDAMFPLHFGNFGGIFIKALWAVLGISTALLPITGLMLWIERGLNTANPAHSRNTYEMFNRLLIGSCAGVVLAAVALFPAQLILNKFYALNDHTSAVFFIFFSVWMFAITLGLVVKKKCAVHVLGYSIASCLLITMPLDAILSGSHIFNVIHTKHFVSMGVNLTTFVLGVLLVLAMMKVKAKQAINQSVSHIDEYQRETA
- a CDS encoding Nif3-like dinuclear metal center hexameric protein, producing MTINRNELQRYLTDLLKPWEVKDFCPNGLQVEGTDSIRKIITGVTASEALIDKAIEMNADAILVHHGYFWKGEHQPITGMKKTRIKKLIENDINLFAYHLPLDVHPELGNNVQLAKLLDIQNIEGLEQGPGPSIPLKGEFTNPISLDELTQRIESTLSRKPLVNSGGNFDIKTVAWCTGGGQSYIDLAAQQGIDCFITGEASEQTIHSSNEQRIHFIAAGHHATERYGAKSLGEHLTETFELDVQFIDINNPV
- a CDS encoding GNAT family N-acetyltransferase, which produces MSKLTIVPINHDYADALLAFEKDNRAYFKSLIEDREDGFYTLHNIHNEIEKGIEEWESDEAYKFFMCVDNKLMGRINLRQITRDTHTSIFNDRQNKSANTLIHQGEIGYRISQQYSGKGVTTSAVKLVKQYAFEELHLNRIVARVAVNNPGSQIVLLKNQFQFAERIQNGQAINGQPYDLVTLFCESL
- a CDS encoding sodium-dependent transporter; translated protein: MNNTRDGFNSRIGFVLAAAGSAIGLGNIWGFPTQAANHGGGAFLMVYLLVLFLLALPAMFTEMYIGHTAQANPVKALGKACGEKSALLGKTAGIIGLFGAIGMLSFYSIVAGWMVSHSLAPLAELAGQTQAKQWLNTNSLDRNLFFTPIFILLTAAIIIKGVSQGIEKWSRRLMPLLLVMLISLIIYIAMQEGAAEGIRAYLIPDFSNITDPKLIISAMGQAFFSLSIGVGGMMVYGSYLKKEENLVKLSISVAALDTVIAVLAGLLIIPALFVAQHQGIEVYNNGALIGEGQLIFGILPQLFNQMGEIGIFVGFAFFFLLSIAALTSTISSTEVPVAYIVESKFMDRRKATLLVSLVVLVASMTIIFNFNTLFGFVINVVTNYHLPIMGLFYFIVVGWLWKRGNVLFENQTKTIKLLAYYIKFVCPIMLTAVFLNIVSA
- a CDS encoding methyltransferase domain-containing protein; this translates as MTSDSKKLGNIKHGNTITNDTSFDQSSKKFKKNIYGTTKGKLRLAVLKRDLMDIPEFAAKPLRILDIGCGQGQLGVWCASLGHEVVFSDVSEDMLTEAYRTCTEQGLLNSCSFVAGSLQTILPQLQKDHQAFDIILCHAVFEWLDEPKKALNLLVDTLTDNGHLSLMYYNQIGKALANILYGNFEYVNAEYKARNTVFLNPQNPINSNELMAWISELPLNCLFKTGVRCFHDYTRDRNLPSERFDELVNIELSHNRQEPFASIGRYTHLVLRKNE
- the lysC gene encoding lysine-sensitive aspartokinase 3 — protein: MKNNIVVAKFGGTSLADFAAMQRCASLVLNSPTIKVVVVSASSGVTNLLTKLTKPDLLTAKREALLNKILAIHSTILDQLEQSDHQQQQLLNLHLKLADLAQSASIQPNIKDEILSFGEQISSLLFTEVLNQLAGNQIYKAECFDVRKILKTDNQFGNAVPNINRISELATHYFSDVVSSEDKGHSHVMVTQGFIGATEHGETTTLGRGGSDFSAALLAEAINATELQIWTDVKGIFTTDPRLTTNAKPISEISFDEAAELATFGAKVLHPATLLPAMRANIPVYVGSSLAPTQGGTKIVKSVENKPTYRAIALRKNQTLITIKSPAMLHATGFLAKVFGILSQHHISVDLITTSEISIAITLDNSVQNAEQQFYKHCMKALQAFCEIQVESDLSLIALIGNHLHANASIMGNNGIEASVFQSLNNISMRMICYGASQHNVCFLVKDNEAVSIISKLHQHLFEGDTAVTTGLAV